Below is a genomic region from Campylobacter concisus ATCC 51562.
TATAAAGCAAGACATGATGAAAAAGATGATTTTAGTGATGGTAAAGACAAAGAGAAATTTATAAATTTAGCCCTTAAAGCAGCTCACGTGAGCAAGGACGACTACGAAAAAGCACTAAATAGCGAAAGAGCAAAAGAGCTTTTAGACGCATGGTTCGCCTCTTATGATGTGGCAAGTATCAGCGGTGTGCCAGCTTTTGTAGTAAGCGGCAAATACTTAATAAACTTAAGCGCAGCTTCATCAATCGATGAGATGGCAAAGATCATACAAGAGCTTTTAGATAAGTAGTTTTGGCGGGTAATATCTGCAAATTTTGGTCTTAGAAATGTAAATTTAAAGCAATTTTAGATAAACTCAGACCAAAATTTCTAAGAAAAAAGAAAGGTTTAACAATGAATGCTTCAGAATTTATCTGGATGGATGGAAAATTAGTTAAATGGGACGATGCAAAAGTACACGTTCTAACTCACTCTTTGCACTACGCTAATGCCGTATTTGAGGGCACAAGAGCTTATAAAACAAAAAAAGGTCTAGCTATTTTTAGACTCCAAGATCACACAAAAAGGCTTTTAAGATCAGCAAAAATGACCGTTTTAAATGTACCTTACACTGAGGAAGAGCTTGAAAAAGCGCAAATAGAGCTTCTTCGCGCAAACAAATATGACGGCAATGTTTATATCCGCCCACTTATATTTTTAGGATACGGCGTAATGGGCGTAGCTCACACAAAAGCACCAGTGCAAACCGCTATCGCCTCATGGGAATGGGGTGCTTATCTTGGCGATGAAGGCCTAGAAAAAGGTATCAGAGTTAAAATTTCAAGCTTTGCCAAACTTGCACCTGCTGCCCAAATGAATAGAGCAAAAGCTAGCTCAAACTACCTAAGCTCACAAATGGCAAACTACGAGGCAAAAGAGGCTGGATACGACGAGGCGCTACTTCTTGATAGCGAAGGCTTTGTGGCTGAGGGTCCAGGCGAGTGCTTCTTTATCGTTGAAAATGGCGTTTTAATCACTCCGCCAAACGACAACAGCCTACTTAGTATCACTCAAGATACAGTCATAAGACTTGCTCACGATCTTGACATCGAAGTAAGAAGAGAGCGCATCACAAGAGATCAGGCTTACACAGCTGACGAGGCATTTTTCACAGGAACAGCAGCTGAAGTAACACCGATAAATAGCATAGATAACCGCATTATCGGCAATGGAGCCAGAGGAGAAGTGACAAAGAGACTACAAAAAGCTTATTTTGACGTAGTTTATGGACTAAATAAAAAATATGAATCATTTTTAACATATATTTAAAAATTTAAAGGAACGAAATGCCCGCTGATTTAAACGATTATTTCAATAAAAAAAAGCCAGGTAATGACAACAGAGGCTCTAGTCAAAATAGCGACAAAGAGCCGCCTTTCAAAAAGGACTTTAAAATGCCAAATCTACCAAGTGGTTTTGGTAAATTTGGAGCACTTGCCTACATTGTAATTGCAATTATTGCTATTTTTGCTATTACTCAGCCATTTAAAGTGATTCACTCAGGCGAAGTTGGCATAAAGTCTACAGCAGGTAAATACGAGCCAAATCCTTTGCAACCAGGCTTTCACTTCTTTTTACCTTTTATCCAAGATATCATCATCGTGGACACCAGAGTTAGGATCATAAACTATACTTCTGGCGAGGATATGGGCGAATCAATGCAAAAATCATATCAAGGCGTTGGCGCTGGAATTTTACGTAAAAATTCTATTTCAGTGCTTGATGCTAGAAATTTGCCAGTTAGCATTGATATTACTGTGCAATACCGTTTAAATCCAGAAAATGCCCCTCAAACTATTGCCTCTTGGGGTCTTAGCTGGGAGAGCAAGATAGTTGATCCTGTCGTTCGTGACGTAGTTCGCAGTATCGCTGGTAAATATACAGCAGAGGAGCTTCCAACAAAGAGAAACGATCTAGCAAGACAAATCGATGATGGCATAAGAAAAGACATCGACTCTCAGCCAAATAAGCCAGTTGAGCTTTTAACAGTGCAACTTCGTGAGATCATCTTGCCTTCAAAGGTAAAAGAGCAGATCGAGCGCGTCCAAATCGCTAAACAAGAGGCTGAGAGAACAAAATACGAAGTAGAAAGAGCAAATCAAGAAGCCTTAAAGCAAGCCGCACTTGCTGAAGGTACCGCTAAAGCTGCAATCATTGAAGCAAAAGGTAAGGCTGATGCCATTAAAATCGAGGCTGACGCAACTGCGTATGCAAATAAAGAGGTTGCAAAAAGTGTCGATCAAAATTTACTAAATTTAAAGCAGATCGAGACGCAAAACAAATTTAACGAGGCTCTAAAAGAAAACAAAGATGCTAAAATTTTCTTAACACCTGGTGGGGCTGTGCCAAATATCTGGCTAGATGCAAAAGATAAAGCAAGAGCTAGCTCAGTAAGCGAGAGATAAAAATGAATAGCGTAACAAAAAGTATAGACTGGCAAAAGGTTGGTGGATTGCTTCCAGTAGTGGTTTGCGACCATGCCACAAATGAAGTTTTAATGCTTGCTTACATGAACGAAGAAGCATTAAATTTAAGTCTATCTAGCCGTTACGCTCACTACTTTTCACGCACCAAAAATAGAATTTGGAAAAAAGGTGAAGAAAGTGGCAACACTCAGGAGATAAAGGCTGCTTTTTTAGACTGCGATAACGATACTTTGCTTTTAAAAGTGATTCAAAACGGAGGCGCTGCTTGTCACACTGGAGCAAGGTCATGCTTTTTTAATGAAATAAATTTGCATGATGGCAAAATTTTAGATACAAAAACTGAAGTCAAAAAAATAAATTATGGTGTGCTTGATGAGCTTTACCATGTGATAGAAGATAGGAAGCTAAATGCTAACCCTGAGACTTCTTATGTGGCAAGTCTTTTTAAAAAAGGCGAAAATCAAATTTTAAAGAAAGTTGGCGAAGAGGCTGGCGAATTTATAATGGCTGCAAAGGATCTTAGTTTCGCAGAAAACTCAAAGCAAAATGAGCAAAAAGCAAAAAATGATCTGATCTACGAAGCAGCCGATCTTTGCTTTCATGCACTTGTAGCACTTTCGGCCCATAATATCCATCCAGATGCTGTAAAAAACGAACTTGCAAGGCGTTTTGGCATAAGCGGCATTGAAGAGAAAAGATCGCGAGATGTTAAATAGCATTAAGCACAACTTGCTTTTTGTATTGCAAAATGCAAAGCTCATTGATTTTTTAACCTATGGCTGGATATTTTTAGCATTTATACTAATTGTACTTTTAGGAATTTTTATCGCGATAAAGTCGTGGTGGCAGATAGGATTTTTATTTATTCTAGCTGCTTTTTGCGGACTTTTTGTAGGTAATTACTACGCGAACAAATATATAAATGAAAATTTAAGGCCAGTTAGCATAAGTAAAATAACCACCAAGCAGCTTCAATATGTCGATGCGTTAATGGTTGATTTTAATATTACAAATAATTCAAATAATGCACTTAGTATCTGTAAAATCGAGCTTGACTTCTATCTAAGCTCGAGACAAAATACGAAAGATTTTTTTAACTCGCTTAATCCATTTGCTAGAAAAAGAATCATCTTAAACGAGGAATTTTTGCCAAAACAAAGCATTGAAGTTAAAGAATTTGTCAATGATTTCGCATTTATAGACTACAATATCTCTAAAAAAGTGGAGTGTTTTTGATGAGCTCAGCATATTTTACGATCGTTCATATTATCGTTCTTTTTGCGATTGCTCTACTTTCTATTTTGTTTCTTGTTCTTTCACTTAGAGCTGAGCGAAAGTTATTTTTATCACTATTTTTTACAAACATTTTGGTCTCAACTACACTTGCTGTTTTTTTGATGCTGGTACTTGATAAATATACAAAAAAAGGCATGCTCGAAAATGTAAAAAGTGAGCGAATTTTGCGAAACGAGAGTATCGTTTTTAAGGGGCAAGTGAGAAACATCGGTAAATTTACAATTAGCAACTGCACGCTTACAGTCAAACTAATCAACCAACCGCTAAATAAAAATGACCTTGGTGGTGAAGCATTTTTTAAGCCAAGTGGGCTTTCATTTTTCTCATGGGTTCTTGGCACAGATAAGGACGAGAGGCCAAATACAGTTGAATATAAATTTGATGTAGCCAAAAATTTACCAAAGCAAAAAAGCACACCATTTACCGTATATATGCCATATCCGCCTTACTTTAAAAACGGCATGAATATCACAAAACTAAATTGCTACTAAGTCAAATTTAAAGCAAATTTTTACAAATTTCATAGGATAAAGCGCTAAGTCTTAGTTTGATTTTAGGGTAAATTTTATCTTTTTAGCATCTGCAATAAACACGAATTTTTAAATTAAAGATTTAAAAAGTACAAAGTATGTCAAGTAGCCTGCCCAATTTTTGTAGGTCATTTAAGAAAAGTTGCTTTGTTTTTCGTGTAAATTCTTTTGCTTCCTCTAGGATTTTAGTCTCGGCTATATTGTAAGCAAACTCCTTTTTTAGGATCTTTGCACCTTTTTTATAAAAGAAATTTGCTTCTATAATGCTTGCAAAAAAACTATCATCTCTTAAATAGTAGTTTGTTGCTACATTTACATGCACTGGCTTTTGTAACAAAAAATCACCGCAAACACTATTTTTTGAGCTAAATTTAACACTCTCAAGCACATCAGGCCTTATCTCATAAAATTTTATCTCATTAGCTTTTTTTAAAGCCAGAATATCACTTGATTTATTTAAATTTATAGAGCTATTATTTACCTCAAGTACGTTTATGGTGCCCTTTGCAAGCGAATAAGCATTTAAAATTTTATCTTCTGCTAAAAAATTTACTACACCAAAAAATGGCACACTAGCATTTTGTTCTACAAAATTTTGAACAGTTTTTATTTGTAGCTGCTGTTTTGTGCCATTTATCTCATAATAGCTTACGTAAATAGAAATTTCATCTTTTTTGCTTGGATTCTTTTGTGAACAACCGCTAAAAAATAGCGCAACAAGCAAAAAAATGGCTAAATTTTTCACTTTATGAAATAGTCACCATCAAAGCTCACAAGCGAATATTTTCGCTCATTGCCGATACTTTCTTTAAGTTCGTCTATGCTTAAAAATTCTAAGCTATCTGCACCGATATATTCTCTTACTTCTTCTGCACTTTTTTTAGAGCTTATTAACTCTTCAAAACTTGGTGTATCAATACCATATCGCTCAGGGTATTTAAGCTCAGGACAAGCGACTCTAAAATGAATCTCTTTAGCACCCGCATGTCTTAAAAGATCAACCACCTTTTTTGAAGTAGTACCGCGAACGATACTATCGTCGATAACAACGATACTTTTACCTTTTAGAACCGATGACATCGGGTTAAGTTTTAGCTTGACTTTTAAATTTCTCATCTCTTGGCTTGGCTCGATGAAGGTTCTACCCACATAGTGGTTTCTGGTGATAGCTAGCTCAAAAGGGATCTTGCTCTCGTTTGCATATCCGAGCGCTGCTGGTACTCCGCTATCTGGTACAGGTACGACAAAATCAGCTTTAATTTTGCTCTTCTTAGCTAGTACTTCACCCATTTTTTTTCTAACTTCATAGACACTTTTACCTTCTATCACGCTATCTGGGCGAGCAAAATAGATATATTCAAATGCACATATTCTAGGATCTGGCTCATAAATTTGAATGCTTTGAAACTCACTTTTTCCATGTTCAAAAACTATCATCTCACCAGGCCTAATATCTCTTATAAAGCTAGCCCCCACAAGATCAAAAGCGCAAGTCTCGCTAGCTACGATATATCCACCATCTTTTAGCTTGCCAAGGCTTAGTGGCCTAACGCCCCAGCGATCCCTAATAGCAAAGGTTTTATGACGTGACTGGATAAGCAGACAATAAGCACCTTTTATCTTATCAAGTGCTGCAACAATACGGTCCTGCAAGTGTTCGCTATGGTTTCTTGCGATTAGATGGATGATATTTTCAGTATCCATATTTGTCTGAAATATCGCACCATCCTTAATAAGCTCATCTCTAACCTCATCTTTATTTACCAAATTTCCATTATGGACTATCGAAATCTGCCCCAAAGAGTAGTTAGCGGCTATTGGCTGGGCATCACGACCGGAGTTTCTACCAGCCGTTGCATAGCGGTTGTGACCGATCGCCATATCACCTTTTAGTGATCTTAAAATTTCTTCATTAAAGACCTCTGTAACTAGGCCATTACCCTTGTGAGTAGAAATTTCTCCGTCATCACAAACGCTAATACCACTTGCCTCTTGGCCGCGATGCTGCATAGAAAATAACGCATAATAGGCAGTCTTTGCTGCATCTTTAGAATTTATAATACCAACTATTGCACACATTTTTTTCCTTTAGTTTTCATCATCTTTGTAAATTTCAAGAACATTTTTGTAGTTAAACTTGATCTCATCGCCAGCATTTAAACAGCCTTTTGTAAATGGTTCATTGTCTAAAATGCCGGTAAATTCGCCGTTATTTGTCTCGCTAACAACCACCCACATGCGCTCAACCTGAGCAAACTCATCATCTTCAAATCTAAATATAAGCTTTACTATATCGCCAGCTCTTAAATTTTGACGATTTTCGCACTCTGACAGGTAGAATTTATCGCCAAATTCTAGCTTGTAGTTTTCTACATCATCAAGACTAAATTTAATCATCAAGCCCCAAACTATCATCTACCGAGTATAGTCCACTATTTTGATCTTTTAGCCAGATAGCAGCTTTAATGGCACCCTTTGAAAAGGTCGCTCTACTAGTTGCCGTGTGATTTAGCTCGATAAACTCGCCGTCATTGTAAAAGCCAACCGTGTGACGACCGACCACGTCGCCGCCACGAAGTGCCATAACCGCGATATCGTCTTTACTTCTTGCGCCCACCATGCCAGCTCTGCCAGTTACTAAAACATCTTTTAAATTTAGATCCCTTGCCTCCGCCACACAGCCAGCTAAAGTCATCGCTGTGCCGCTTGGAGCGTCCTTTTTGTGCCTATGGTGTTGCTCTACTATCTCTATGTCAAATTCTCTTAATGTTTTTGAAGCAATCCTTGCAAGGCGGTTTAGTACAGCTACGCCTAAACTCATATTTGTTGCGTAAAGAATAGGCATAGTTCCAGATGCTAGGTGAAGTAAGTTTTTATCTTCGTTATCTAGGCCAGTTGTACCGATAACTAGTGGTTTTGGATTAGTTCTAGCATAGTTCAGCAGTGCCATGGTCGCCTCTTTTTGACTAAAGTCGATTATTACATCGCATGCTTCAAAAAATTTAGCAAAGTCATTTGTCAAAAGTTCGCTATTTAAATTTTCAACCTGATTTTTTTGGCTAAAAGCGATGCTTAAAGTGGCATCTTTTTCATCTTTTAAACAAGAAATGATACTTTGAGCCATCTTTCCACTAGCACCATAAAGGCCTATTTTTACCAAAATTTATCCTTTGATTTTTGGTTGAAATTTAACATAAAATTTATTATAGATAGATTACAAATAGGCTTTGAAAATGTATATAAAATCAAAATTTTAATAGAAAAAAGAAGAGAAATTTAGCCAAAAAATTTGGCTAAATTTTAGTATTAATGCAAGCTTTCTATGTAGCTCATAGCGCTAAGTGCAGCCACTGCGCCATCACCTGCAGCTACGATGACTTGCTTTGGAGCGTCCTCTCTTATGTCGCCCGCTACAAAGAGCCCTTTTAGGCTAGTTTGCATCTTAAGGTTTGTCTTAACCTGTCCACCATCAACCATCTCGCAGATAAATTTGCCATTTTCATCTTTTAAAATTTCGTTATTTACATTTAGTCCGACAAAGGTAAAAATTCCTGGCACATCAAGCACACGCTCACCATTTTTAGTATCAAGCACGATCTTTGTTAGACCCATCTTATCGCCAAGCGCCTCTTTTATCGTTGCGCTTGTTATAAACTCGATCTTTTCATTTTTTCTAGCTTTTTCAACGGTTGTTGGCGCCGCTCTAAACTCGTCACGCCTATGGATTAGATAGACTTTTGAGCAGATATTCGCTAGGTAAAGTGCCTCTTCAACAGCTGTATCACCACCACCAAGAACAGCCACTTCTTTGTTTTTATAAAAGAAGCCATCGCATGTTGCGCATGTGCTAACGCCTTTGCCAAAGAACTCGTCCTCACCTTTAAAGCCAGCGCGTCTTGGGGTTGAGCCAGTCGCTACGATGACAGCCTTTGCCTGCTCGCTTTTGCCACCTTCAAGTAAAATTTCAAAGATGCCGTCGCTGTTTTTTCTAACGCCAATGACATTTGCCCACTTGTGAACTAGTCCAAATGCGCTGCACTGCTTCCACCAAGTACTCATAAAGTCAAACCCACTCTCGCCAGGTGCTTTTTGGCCTGGGTAGTTTTCTATCTCTGAGCTAGAGGTGATCTGACCGCCAGGCTCGCCTTTTTCAAACATTACAACATTTTTTAATCCGCCTCTAGTGGCGTAAAGTCCGGCGCTTAGTCCTGCTGGACCGCCTCCGATGATCGCTAAATCAAGCATAAATTTCCTTTATTCTAAAACATTTATGGGTGAATTTTGTTTATAAATTTCGCCCCTTTGATGAACTATCTCAACACTACTTGGAAGCTTTGTAATGCTTAAATTTCGCATTAGCTCCAAGACAGTATTAATATCTGAGCTTATATATTTTAGTGTTGAGTTTGACTCATATCTTTTTTGAAAGATATCAATTGCCACAACTGTTTCGTTTTTGATTGGTAAAATTTCGTCTAATTTTGATTGATTTGAGCTAAAGATTAAAAGCGTGTATTTTGGCTCTTTTGGAGTAAAAATTTCGCTTTTTTCGTAGAAAACTAGCTTCGAAAAATCAACAAATTTATATTGTGAAAAACGATAGTTACTATACGCAAATGCAGTTGCTATCATAGCTGCACCAAAAAATGAACCAAATATATATGTAAGAGGAAGCAGACTTCCTCTTCTTTTTTCGCTCATTAAAGAAGCGAATTTAGTTTGTCAGTTAAGGCTTGTTTTGACTGTGCACCGACCATTTGTTCAACTAGCTCGCCATTTTTGAAAAATAGCAATGTTGGGATCGATCTGATGCCAAACTCAACTGCAAGATCTTGCACTTCATCAGTGTTTACCTTGCAAATTTTTGCTTTGCCGTCAAAGTCTTCAGCAAGCTCTTCAATCACTGGAGCTAGCATACGGCAAGGTCCGCACCATGGAGCCCAAAAGTCTACTAAAGCAACGCCTTCTTTTGTAACATCAAAATTTTCTTTTGTAAGTTCGATGTATTTTCCCATTTTTTCTCCTTATTTTTAAAATGTGGCAATTATACAAATTAAATTTAAATTTTATCTAAATAATAAATTTTATTATAAACTAATATTTTCTATCAGTTCTAAATTTTCATTTTTTATAACGAGTAAATCGACTTGGAAATCTCTATTTGGCTCATTTTTCATCATATAAAAATTTATAGTTTTTAAAATTTTTATATATTTTGTCTTATTTAATCGGTATTCTACTTCATATTCTCCGCTAGTTGCTTTTACCTCTATAAAGTGTAAAATTTTATCACTACTTAGTGCAATGATGTCGATCTCGCCAAATTTAGAGTGAAAATTTCTCTCTAAAATGACAAAACCAAGCTTTTGTAAAAAATCACACGCCCTATCTTCTGAGATTTTGCCAAAGAGATACTCTTTTAGTCCCAAGCTACTCCTCGATCCTCATCATAAATGGCTCTTCTTTTATATACTCTTGCTCTTTTAAAATTTCAATTGTCCTTCTTACATCAGCCTCAAGACTCGTATGTGTCGTAAAGAACAATACCGCAAATTCGCTCTCATCTTTTGGTTTTTGAAGTATGCTATCGATCGATAAGTTATTTTCGCTCATCAAATTTGTAATCTTTGCTAGCACACCCATTTTATCTTCGACTTTTAGCCTAAAGTAGTACTTCGTCTTTATCCTGTCGCTGTCAAGTAGCTCAAGCGTATTTAATTCAAAAGGTGCTTTATATCCAAGCATTGGTGACTTACTATCTCTTGCAATGTCGATAAGATCGCTGATCACCGCGCTTGCCGTTGCGTCGCCACCAGCTCCAGGACCATAGTACATCGTTTCGCCAACGACCTCGCCAACGACACTGATCGCATTTGTCACACCACTTGCCTTTGCTATCATTTTATTTTGTGGTACAAGCGCTGGATGTACGCGTAGCTCGATTTTACCCTCACTTTTTTTGGCAATTGCTAGAAGTTTTATTGAGTATTCGAAATCTTTTGCGAAAAATATATCTTCAGGTGTGATACCTTGTATTCCTTCGATCAAAATATCCTCTGGATCGCCGTGTACACCGTATGCGATGCTTGCCAGTATAAGAAGCTTATGAGCCGTATCAAAGCCACCCACATCAAAAGTAGGATCAGCCTCAGCGTATCCGAGCTCTTGCGCCTTTTTAAGTGCGTCTTTAAAATTTGAGCCCTCGTCCATCATCGAGGTTAGGATAAAGTTACTAGTTCCGTTTAGTATGCCATTTATACTAACGATGTGGTTTGCGCTTAAGCCTTCTCTTAAGGCTCTAATGATCGGTACGCCACCAGCCACGCTTGCTTCAAAGCCAAATGGCGTGTTTTTGGCTAAATTTTGCAAAGCATATCTGTGATAGGCCAGAAGTGCTTTGTTTGCGGTCACGACTGCTTTTTTTCGCTTTAAAATTTCACTCACAACCCTAAAAGGCTCTTCCACACCACCCATAAGCTCAACAAAAACATCGATATCATCGCGGTTTATAACGCTATTTATATCGTCAGTCAAAGGGATACCAGCATCTCTTTTTTTATTTAAATTTCTGACCACTCCAACGACTGGTA
It encodes:
- a CDS encoding homoserine dehydrogenase, with protein sequence MNVAILGVGTVGESVAKILLKNKKLIAARSGEEIVPVVGVVRNLNKKRDAGIPLTDDINSVINRDDIDVFVELMGGVEEPFRVVSEILKRKKAVVTANKALLAYHRYALQNLAKNTPFGFEASVAGGVPIIRALREGLSANHIVSINGILNGTSNFILTSMMDEGSNFKDALKKAQELGYAEADPTFDVGGFDTAHKLLILASIAYGVHGDPEDILIEGIQGITPEDIFFAKDFEYSIKLLAIAKKSEGKIELRVHPALVPQNKMIAKASGVTNAISVVGEVVGETMYYGPGAGGDATASAVISDLIDIARDSKSPMLGYKAPFELNTLELLDSDRIKTKYYFRLKVEDKMGVLAKITNLMSENNLSIDSILQKPKDESEFAVLFFTTHTSLEADVRRTIEILKEQEYIKEEPFMMRIEE
- a CDS encoding DUF2393 family protein → MLNSIKHNLLFVLQNAKLIDFLTYGWIFLAFILIVLLGIFIAIKSWWQIGFLFILAAFCGLFVGNYYANKYINENLRPVSISKITTKQLQYVDALMVDFNITNNSNNALSICKIELDFYLSSRQNTKDFFNSLNPFARKRIILNEEFLPKQSIEVKEFVNDFAFIDYNISKKVECF
- the hisIE gene encoding bifunctional phosphoribosyl-AMP cyclohydrolase/phosphoribosyl-ATP diphosphatase HisIE, whose protein sequence is MNSVTKSIDWQKVGGLLPVVVCDHATNEVLMLAYMNEEALNLSLSSRYAHYFSRTKNRIWKKGEESGNTQEIKAAFLDCDNDTLLLKVIQNGGAACHTGARSCFFNEINLHDGKILDTKTEVKKINYGVLDELYHVIEDRKLNANPETSYVASLFKKGENQILKKVGEEAGEFIMAAKDLSFAENSKQNEQKAKNDLIYEAADLCFHALVALSAHNIHPDAVKNELARRFGISGIEEKRSRDVK
- a CDS encoding branched-chain amino acid transaminase — translated: MNASEFIWMDGKLVKWDDAKVHVLTHSLHYANAVFEGTRAYKTKKGLAIFRLQDHTKRLLRSAKMTVLNVPYTEEELEKAQIELLRANKYDGNVYIRPLIFLGYGVMGVAHTKAPVQTAIASWEWGAYLGDEGLEKGIRVKISSFAKLAPAAQMNRAKASSNYLSSQMANYEAKEAGYDEALLLDSEGFVAEGPGECFFIVENGVLITPPNDNSLLSITQDTVIRLAHDLDIEVRRERITRDQAYTADEAFFTGTAAEVTPINSIDNRIIGNGARGEVTKRLQKAYFDVVYGLNKKYESFLTYI
- a CDS encoding DUF2393 family protein, which produces MSSAYFTIVHIIVLFAIALLSILFLVLSLRAERKLFLSLFFTNILVSTTLAVFLMLVLDKYTKKGMLENVKSERILRNESIVFKGQVRNIGKFTISNCTLTVKLINQPLNKNDLGGEAFFKPSGLSFFSWVLGTDKDERPNTVEYKFDVAKNLPKQKSTPFTVYMPYPPYFKNGMNITKLNCY
- a CDS encoding NAD(P)/FAD-dependent oxidoreductase, producing the protein MLDLAIIGGGPAGLSAGLYATRGGLKNVVMFEKGEPGGQITSSSEIENYPGQKAPGESGFDFMSTWWKQCSAFGLVHKWANVIGVRKNSDGIFEILLEGGKSEQAKAVIVATGSTPRRAGFKGEDEFFGKGVSTCATCDGFFYKNKEVAVLGGGDTAVEEALYLANICSKVYLIHRRDEFRAAPTTVEKARKNEKIEFITSATIKEALGDKMGLTKIVLDTKNGERVLDVPGIFTFVGLNVNNEILKDENGKFICEMVDGGQVKTNLKMQTSLKGLFVAGDIREDAPKQVIVAAGDGAVAALSAMSYIESLH
- the trxA gene encoding thioredoxin, which encodes MGKYIELTKENFDVTKEGVALVDFWAPWCGPCRMLAPVIEELAEDFDGKAKICKVNTDEVQDLAVEFGIRSIPTLLFFKNGELVEQMVGAQSKQALTDKLNSLL
- the dapB gene encoding 4-hydroxy-tetrahydrodipicolinate reductase — encoded protein: MVKIGLYGASGKMAQSIISCLKDEKDATLSIAFSQKNQVENLNSELLTNDFAKFFEACDVIIDFSQKEATMALLNYARTNPKPLVIGTTGLDNEDKNLLHLASGTMPILYATNMSLGVAVLNRLARIASKTLREFDIEIVEQHHRHKKDAPSGTAMTLAGCVAEARDLNLKDVLVTGRAGMVGARSKDDIAVMALRGGDVVGRHTVGFYNDGEFIELNHTATSRATFSKGAIKAAIWLKDQNSGLYSVDDSLGLDD
- a CDS encoding YraN family protein; protein product: MGLKEYLFGKISEDRACDFLQKLGFVILERNFHSKFGEIDIIALSSDKILHFIEVKATSGEYEVEYRLNKTKYIKILKTINFYMMKNEPNRDFQVDLLVIKNENLELIENISL
- a CDS encoding prohibitin family protein, coding for MPADLNDYFNKKKPGNDNRGSSQNSDKEPPFKKDFKMPNLPSGFGKFGALAYIVIAIIAIFAITQPFKVIHSGEVGIKSTAGKYEPNPLQPGFHFFLPFIQDIIIVDTRVRIINYTSGEDMGESMQKSYQGVGAGILRKNSISVLDARNLPVSIDITVQYRLNPENAPQTIASWGLSWESKIVDPVVRDVVRSIAGKYTAEELPTKRNDLARQIDDGIRKDIDSQPNKPVELLTVQLREIILPSKVKEQIERVQIAKQEAERTKYEVERANQEALKQAALAEGTAKAAIIEAKGKADAIKIEADATAYANKEVAKSVDQNLLNLKQIETQNKFNEALKENKDAKIFLTPGGAVPNIWLDAKDKARASSVSER
- the purF gene encoding amidophosphoribosyltransferase, producing the protein MCAIVGIINSKDAAKTAYYALFSMQHRGQEASGISVCDDGEISTHKGNGLVTEVFNEEILRSLKGDMAIGHNRYATAGRNSGRDAQPIAANYSLGQISIVHNGNLVNKDEVRDELIKDGAIFQTNMDTENIIHLIARNHSEHLQDRIVAALDKIKGAYCLLIQSRHKTFAIRDRWGVRPLSLGKLKDGGYIVASETCAFDLVGASFIRDIRPGEMIVFEHGKSEFQSIQIYEPDPRICAFEYIYFARPDSVIEGKSVYEVRKKMGEVLAKKSKIKADFVVPVPDSGVPAALGYANESKIPFELAITRNHYVGRTFIEPSQEMRNLKVKLKLNPMSSVLKGKSIVVIDDSIVRGTTSKKVVDLLRHAGAKEIHFRVACPELKYPERYGIDTPSFEELISSKKSAEEVREYIGADSLEFLSIDELKESIGNERKYSLVSFDGDYFIK
- a CDS encoding DUF2314 domain-containing protein, translating into MIKFSLDDVENYKLEFGDKFYLSECENRQNLRAGDIVKLIFRFEDDEFAQVERMWVVVSETNNGEFTGILDNEPFTKGCLNAGDEIKFNYKNVLEIYKDDEN